Genomic DNA from Harpia harpyja isolate bHarHar1 chromosome 13, bHarHar1 primary haplotype, whole genome shotgun sequence:
ATCTAGGAAGTCTATTTGAAATAATTGGGAAGCAAGCTTAGTTGTACCTGTACAACTTTGGTGTATATATACGGATACTGTATAAAATAATCACACTTATAAAACATCATGATGCAAGAGAAAAGACAGCCTGAATTAGTTTGCTTGTAATGCCTAAACATACCTTTTCGCTCCTGTGCACACCATTTTTCCAGAGCTGAATATAAGTGCAGTAGTACGTGGCTCTCTTATTCTcataataacagcagcaaaacgCTGAAATGTGAATGTTGAGACCATTAGTGATACATTGCTGTAATTGTTACATTAAAACCAAATCTGCATAATCAAAGTAGGAAGTTACACTGTATTGCAAAGAAATATTAAGTTCAAACATACTTAATGGATCACTCAAAATTTACTTGAAATGCTTGAATTTTAAGTAGCTTCAAACACACACAGTGTGAGGTACAGTCAGGCAGAAGGATATTTACCATTGCATTCCTATTTTACTAAGCTCATCTCTCATTACTGTATATACAACGTATAAATAACGCTAACATTTGCAACACAGCAATAGAGacaatcttaaaaataaataaaaaatttcctCCACATGTCTTGAAGTTTGTTTTAAGCAAGATGGAAGACTATCTATCTGCAAATATGTTATGATCGGTTTTGTTTCTGCATCTTAAAAAACCGAACAGTGTTAGAATACCAGCAAACAGAAAGCTGGAGATCAAAGTTCTGTGTAACCTGCAGTCGCCTCAACTACCGCAGTAGAACACAGCAGCCCGGGTTAGCTCTAGCTTTTTATTCTAAGTACTGTAACATCTCTGCCTGCGTTTCCAAATATTCTTAAACTCTTTGAAGCAAGAGATTCTAGAAACTGATGTGGGCATGCACACACAAACCTCTGTTTGCCTGTTGTATTTAACTTGGACCAGCTCCCCATGCAGTCCCATAAACCGTTCTGCTGACATAACCGAGGCGGTAGCGTGGGTTACCCAACAGCACGTTTGTCAAAATATGGCTTAAATAATACAGCCAAGCAACATCTTTCTTTGATAGATGAATGTACTGACTAAAAGTCAGGAGTGTGTTATGTAacccttctttctctctgctgtggaaaacagcatttcataTTGATTATTCTAGCCTACAAGTTTTACACAGCCACCTACCCCTACCTTAAAAGTTGCCATGGCATGCTCAGATTTTTGCTGCACCAATATCTTACTCACATGCAATTATGTAACAGCATCACTGATATAAACTCACAGTAACAGTTATTTATCACTTATGTCTGCATGCTTGCTTTAATCTTTGAGAGCAGAGTTCAGGTAAACTGCAGCAAAATCCCAAatactaaaacaacaaaaaaaccacatccCAGGAGAACTGAAGCCTTCCCAAGGCAAGTCAATTCAACTACACAACATCTAAACTTTTATTAGAAATCATGTCCAACTACTGTGGTTGCAAAGATAACATTTCTAAGAGGAGCCACccgaaagaaaaatgaagcaacatAATTTTCTTGATTCAATGCTCCGGGTCCTCTGCTGTTGTTCCAAGTTTCCCAAGCTAAACAAAAATCCTGCAGTTTAACAGACTGCTATTTAGAAGCAGCAGGCAACTTAGaagttaacatgaaaaaaaaaaaaatcattttcactTTGCTGTTCCACCAAACCTAGCCACCAGGAGCAAGGAGATGGCAGGAGTACTGGGGGACAACATAAAGGAACAGAGCTCAGAGGGGAAACGAGACTGTAAAAAATGAGTGACTGCACTGCGACTACAAGAATTCCAGGGGAACAGCCAGGTTGAGGAAGCCACAGTATACAGAACAACTGTGGCTCTGGCAGGAGCCCAGGACTTGaactcttccttcctttctccttgttGGGAGATAGGGGACAAGACCTCATCATCAGACATTTCACAGTAATATGAAAAAGGAACTTTCCGAGCACTACAAACAAACATGCCCACATGAATAGCAGCAGAGGCCAGCTCTACAACAAAAAACTTGGCCAGTGTATTACACTGTTGGTTGGGTTCTTCCTAAATGTGCTGTGTTCCTTCTAAATCTACCAAATTACAACCTGGTGTAAAACACAGCTACATCagtataaaaatgctttttactAATTTGACAGAATGTTTTAGGTttattaaagatttcttttttaactataGTATAAAACTGCATCTATAGCAGGAAGGTTTTTCAATCTACTACAGCAAACTACACCCACAGGCTGTGCCTTTGACAGATCAGTTATAGGATGAACTCTGATACATTTCTCTTACCTTGGGATTATATTCAGCATTTCGGGCACGAAGCGCAATAGTTTTTAGGTCAAGTTTGCAGCCAAGATTCACCGTGGACACAATATTCCTGAAGACAGTTcagagaaatacattaaaaagacaATAAAGAATTCATGTGTCTTCCTCATTTTTTAAccaagcttaatttttttttatgttttattttattttaatttgtttctccAAGTGAGTTTGAATGACATCTTTCCTACCGACATGAGCACTGAGCAGTGTTTTGGCTCAGGAACCTCCTTTTGTAGGGCAGTAGCTCCTAAGGCATGATTGCTGATTCCTCCTTATCTGCCAGCTATTATGAAAAGTGTCTCATGAGAAGAATCTTTATTTCAGTTTGGCAGGAAAAATTCTTGATGCTGAGACCCCCCACCATGATCAGGGAAGCTGCTggaaacaggagaaaatgagGTAGTAATAGTACCACCTGAAATTTTCCTTGGTATGCCCttcaaggaggaagaagagatgcAGGACTAAGTGGGAATGACTCAGGAGGCAAACCCACTGCCAGGCGATAGGATAGCAGGTCTCTAGAAAGTTTAAGAGAAGTTCCTAGATGCAAAATTTCCTTGGAAACTTGTTTTCTGGGAAAACCCTGAAATCTAAAGGTCCTcaatggggaaagaaagaaatataaggAACACTCTTTCAGTGCAAAATTCACATTATCAACCATTTCTCTTTGGGTCTTCCGTAAATTGCTGTAAAAGTCTCTGTAAAACTaaagttcagtgaaaatacttTCATACCTAAACCTAGAACTAGTTCTAGGTTTTCTTCCCTTATTACAAACTCAGCTGTAGCCATGAACTAGAAACGGGAACATGGAATATTTAGTACAACTTAGCTCTAGCTCCCAGACTAGCAACTAGTTTCTTCCTCTCTACCCTTTCAGCTGTGATAGCTCCACTTCACTGCGCATAGAACTTTGTTAGTGAGATATTAAAGCAGAATATGGGAactgtttgcttttctgtgaaCAGGACACAAGTATCCAGCAAATTACAAATGAGAATATGTTTCCAGGTATACGTATTTTGAAACACCAGATTATCAACCCAGACTATAGCGAAAGCATGATGAACTCCCAAAGTGCATAGAGTTAAAAGTTACCATGGTGCTAAATAAAGACATATATAACATCCTCCACCGGTATGCCTGAAAGATGTATTGTTGACAAATCACTAAGGAACTGTTTATATTACTAAGTGGTTTAGTAACGAAGctaagctaaaaataaaagcaaaaatgactCATATTGCTAGAGGAGACCCAGAAATTCTCAGGACCTCCCTTCCCACCAAAATGCAGTACCCAATTCCTTATGTGGCTTTGGTCCTAAGTCTTTAAAGGGCTATCTGAGAAAGGACATGCTGCACTAACACATGGGACACTCACTGTAGCTGTGGCACTATCCCAGAGCTCTCGGACGCCGGTGTTGCAGGAGTTATTGGAGTCATCGGAGTCATTGGAGAGGGGTACAGAGGTGTGGTTCCCGGTAAAGGGGCTGTGGTAAGAGTCTGTGAGTGGAAGAGCTGGGGGGTTTGACCAGATGTTCCCTGTGTCGCTTGCTGTGATGTAGATTGCTGTGCtgcttgttgctgctgctgctgccgctgctgttCCTCTAGGATGGACAGACTGTTGGTGCTCTGGACAGGCTGTGGTGTCAGTCCTGTGCCATATGGCATCATTGGGCTAAAAATTGGAATTCCTGGAGTCATTGCACCCtacagaagaaagcatgaaaCAGAAACCACAGATCCTGTTGactccattttgtttttaagagaaaaagttTTCAGGAGgagtctaaaaataaatcaacataaaTTGATCATACCAAACCTGAGGCATATAGTAGTAACTCACTAAAACCAGAAAGCCCTTGGAAATGCAGTTCATCTATAGAATAAAGTATTACTCTAGAGATGTCCGTTCCAGCATTGTTCATCTCCAGCCAGTGATGCTGACATGCTTCTCACGCTACCTTGCAAGCATGTCTCAACTTTGACCCACAACTTAATTTGCAATTGTTTGAACAAAGACTGTGCCCATCGTACCAAATGCATTCATAGCACAGCGACCGTCCATTATGTATGTTAAAGGGCAACcaccaaaattaaattaatatttccaaCTTGTCAGTCATGTTTCAACTTGAAGGAAACCCATATATCTGCATGTTTCTTATACCTCTGGATATACAAACTGGtggttttaaaattctgctttataCTAGTATTATTCAATACCCAGCAGAATTTTTCAGATCTGCAAACAAAATCCTGAAGTTACACGCAAGAAACGGAAAACACTTTCACAAAGAAATTCAGATCGTAGTTGCGTATCAAATCATTTGTTTTTACCTGAGGGGAGGCTAAGCCTTGAGCGTAGGGTGGCAAGCTGTTGTTCTGATCCATGATTCCAGTTATTTCTTTGGTGAGGCCAGAAGTATTTCCTTCGATTAATTTTAATTAGCTTCAAATCCTAGAGGGTTTTTAACCCTTTAAAACATTCCAGCAAAGTAGCTTTTTAAGCCAAGCTGAAAGGTTAGGAAAACATCAGCTCCGGAGAAATGTGTATTATGAGTCTAAAATACTAATCAaagcctgaaaagagaaaaagtagtATCCTGAGAATACTACCTACACACAAACCCAAGAGCAAACCTATCAGCTCCCAAGTTAGACAAGAGACACCCACATACCAATACATATAAGAACATTCACACGCACGCACACTCAAGCGCACAATccataaaaataacctttttcaGGCACACTACAGAAACTTTGCAGTGTGCTTCTGCTGAATTCCCTGGCAGGTAACCTGACTCACATGAGCAGGCCTCTGTCTAACTGAACCCTCCTGCACGAACAACTCAAGCTGTTAATGCTCATTCTATTCCAAGCTTTGCTTTAGCTggaaaagcactgatttttttagaatttaattCTCCTAACTACTAACCAACAAGCTTACTGACACATTGCTTCTAAGTCTCTTCCTGGCAATTTTAAGGCTCGggcttccaaaaatattttttcttctatggGAAAAGCATCACTGGTCAAATCAGAGCTAGGAAACCCTCTTCCATTCACATCCATAAAATAAAGCACCAACAGATTTCAAACAACGACATGCactttatgagaaaaaaagaaatacgtGAAAGCCAATTTCAGGTACACGACTGA
This window encodes:
- the TBP gene encoding TATA-box-binding protein, with the translated sequence MDQNNSLPPYAQGLASPQGAMTPGIPIFSPMMPYGTGLTPQPVQSTNSLSILEEQQRQQQQQQAAQQSTSQQATQGTSGQTPQLFHSQTLTTAPLPGTTPLYPSPMTPMTPITPATPASESSGIVPQLQNIVSTVNLGCKLDLKTIALRARNAEYNPKRFAAVIMRIREPRTTALIFSSGKMVCTGAKSEEQSRLAARKYARVVQKLGFPAKFLDFKIQNMVGSCDVKFPIRLEGLVLTHQQFSSYEPELFPGLIYRMIKPRIVLLIFVSGKVVLTGAKVRAEIYEAFENIYPILKGFRKTT